CCAAACGAGGTATGGCGACGCCCGCCGGCATCAAAGGGGCTTTTACGGACTAGGCGATGCACCCCCGTCTCGGTACGCAACCAGCCATAAGCGTAAGGGCCCATGATTTTGACCGTGACCGATTTAAGACCCGCCACTTCACCGGGGCTACTATCGATCACTTCACTCTTAAAACCCTTAGCATCGATCCAACGCAGATACATCCGCAGTAGCATCTCGGTCCAATCTTGTGCTTCTGTTCCCCCTGAGCCTGCTTGTAGATCGAGGTAGCAGTCTGCGCTATCTTCCGGCTTAGAAAACATACGATGAAACTCTAATTGTGCTAATTGTGCTTCGCTGGTCGCCAGCTCCTGCTGCAGCTCGTCCAATAGGGAGTGATCAGAGGACTCTATCGCTAACAGCAACAGGCTCTCTAGATCACTCAGAGCTTGTGACAGGTGACTCATCGGATGCAGCACCTGCTCTAAGGCAACCCGTTCTTGTCCCAACTGGGTGGCGCGCTCCGGCTGCTGCCAGATCTCAGGCTGCTGTAGCTCTGCGAGCACCTCTTCTAGGCGATCCTGCTTATCGGCAACGTCAAAGATACCCCCGAAGCGTGGAGAGGCGTACGCTGCTCTCCTGTAATCGCTGTTTGATAGGATTAATTTCAAAAGGCGTCATGGCTGGTCAAAATTCTCGTAGTCCTGATCGATCAGGAGGCTATGGTAGCGAATTTTATAGCGGGAATATAGCCCAGGCCTCCCGGGCTCTGAGTGATAGCCCTCACCACCACTGTGCCAAAAACACCAAGAGGATTAACAGAGGGCAGACAAAACGTAAGTACCCAGGCCAAATTCTCCAAAATAGACTGTTTTCCACGTTGGGATAGCCCGAACGGATCTCTTGCAGCAGAGAGACGCGTTGCCACAACCAACCGACCAATAGGGCACCCGCTAATCCGACAATTGGTTGGATATAGTAGGTGGTCAAGGCCACAATGCCGTTAAATAGCGGATTAAAATGGCTAATGATCGCCACACTGATCAGGCTGATCCCTAACGCGACCCAGCCGGTGGCTGAACGACGGCTGTAACCGCAGGTTTCAGTTAAACAGAGCACCGGGACCTCTAACATCGCGATGGCAGAAGTTAATGCTGCCATGATCATCAACCCGAAAAACAGGAGGGATAATCCAGAACCCAGCACCCCCAAGCGCTCAAACAGCGCTGGGAGCACTTCAAAGACCAGGGAGGTTTCGGAGAGCAATTGCTGCTGCTGATCATAAATCGTGATCCCTTGCCGCTGGGCGACAAACAGCGCTGGGATAACCAATAGTCCAGCCAGAAAAGCCACCAGGGTGTCAAAAAACACCACCTGGGCGGCTACCAGTGGGACATTCTCACTACGGGGTAAGTAGGAGCCATAAGTCATCATGGCACAGACCCCAATCGAGAGTGAAAAAAAAGCTTGGCCTAAAGCGCTGATCAGCAGCGGCGCATTGAGTAGACGAGCACAATCTGGCACTAAGTAGATCTTCAATCCCGCCAGAGCACCCGGTTGCAGTACAATATAGCCACTCATCACCACCAAGAACAGAAACAGTAGCGGCATCAGGCGTGCTGAGCACTGTTCAATCCCTTGGGTAACCCCTTGCCTGATCACGCCGGCGGTCAATAGCATAAAGAGCGCCATCAACACCCCATCGCGCAGCGGTGAGGGGTGAATCAGCCAACCGGCAGCCTGTGAGCAGCCCAGTAGCCTAGCGATCGAGGAGAGTAGATAACCCAGCAGCCAACCAGAGACAATGGCATAAAAGCTTAAAATCAAGGAGACACCGAGGATCCCTATCACGCCGATCAAGCCAGCACTGGTGCGATAACCGCTGCCGCCTGCTGTGGCAGCAACCCGGCGTAAGGCAGTGAGTGGATTAGCCTGCCCATGGCGTCCAATCAGCAGCTCTGCGACTAATACCGGATAGCCCAGGATAAACACCAACAGCAGATAGGCCAGTAGAAAAGCGCCACCACCATTTTGCGCGACTTGCGTAGGAAACGCCCAAATATTCCCCAAACCAACTGCCGATCCGGCGGCCGCCAGCACAAAACCGCCTCGAGATTTAAATTGTGCACGAACGCCCATCGACTACTCTAGCCCCCCTCAGCGCGGTGTAAAAAGAGACCACTGCGTGAGATTCAGCGATCCCACGACGAAAAAACCGAACCAGCCCCCAATAGGCTGGCGACAATTCTACTGTCCTACTGACCGAACCGCCAGAGGGTCCCGGACCATAAACCCTATTATTTTCTGGAAACTGGCACACTGGCTGAGGCGAATGAATCGTCAGCCTCTCCGGGTAAAACAAACCACGCCGGCACGCCAAGTAAGATTAAAGCCTGCTGATAGCAACCGAAAAAAAACCCACTATACCCAGAGTGTGGGTGGGCGTTTTTATGGCGACAGGCGCTATCCACCTGCCAAAACAATCCATGAAAAAATGATTGTTACCGATATCGATAAATTTCACCATCAGTCATGATAACCCATGACCGTATTGTCTATATTTTGACAGAAACATTTAGAGATAAATATTATTTTTAATGTTCTTTCACCACACCACACCATACCATACTATGAAGGTTGGTTTAATAGCTTTCCTCGACGGGGGTCCTATGGGTAAAATTATTTCCAGAAAGAGCATTTATTCTTTAGAAAAGCCAGTCTGGTTAGATAAATCTGGTATGTCTAAAGGAATTCGTCATGATAGGCAGCATCTGGGTATTATTCTACATGAAAATACAGATTTAGAAATTAGACAGTCGAATGAAGCAGTGACCTACTCGTTAAAGTTACGTTTACTGAATGATAATAGTAACACTGAAAAAATAATTTCTGTAGGGCAGGAGTGGATAACTATAAATAATACCGTCACATCGGTTCCTTTCATCGATACCCCTTATCAAAAAAAACAGTCAGCACCCACAGTAGAGTACCGTTACCCAGACGGTACCAAATTACTACCTGTCTACCGAAAATTAGATAATGAAAATTATTTTTTTAATTTATGGGATACTCAAAATTCTGAATTCGCGTTGATTGATTCTGATTATTTTTTAATCTTAGTCCCGCAATGTAATAAAAATAATCTTTTAGAGATTAAACTTGAAAAAAAAATTGATGAATTGATTACTAACTATGAGAAATTGATATTATTTTATAATGAGTTAGCGGGTCTATCATTTTATACTGATAAAATACATAATAAAAATATTCCAAATCGTTATTTTATAAAAGCTGATCAAAGCAGCACCGATGGTGCCTACTACGGAGGTGACCATACAGCTGTGAGCAGCAATTCTATTGCTGATTTCTGGATAGACGACCTTGAGAAAAAATGGGGGCATTTGCACGAAATTGCCCATGGCTACCAAGGGAAATTTATGAACGGATCCTTCGATGTTTGGGAAGTATGGAATAATATTTACACTGCTTCTTATCAAGACATTTACTTGGGAAAAGAGGTTTTTAAATCCGGATGGTTATATGGAGATAGTATAAATCTTTATAAACGTATTGAAAATTATTTTAAAGATAATATACCAGTCAATGATTGGGGTGTGGAGAGTAAGTTATATTTTATGATGCTCATGAAAGATAAGGCGGGCGCTACAGCTTTCAGTCATTTTAACCAGGAATTTCGTAAATCCTGCAATCAGGAAAAAATTTTTACAGAACAATTATCTTTACTAGATAGGCTATCTGATAGCTATTCTAAAGTCGGTAAAATAGATGTGACCCCCTTTGTTTATCGGGTGGGTGGTATGCTATCTGAAAAACAACGGTTGATGAATATGTTAAATCATGGAAAGGCAGTTTATCCTTTCTGCGAATTAGTTAATTCGGATCATTTTCCTTCTTGGCAAAGTCAATTAAATATTAAAACTCCCTTTGAGTTGGTAGATCCCTTGCAATTAAAAGAAACCGGATTAGTCGGAGAGTTAGCTATCCATATAACTATTGACTCTTTTAAAGAGATTTATGAGGAATGTTTATTATTAATGGAAGGAGAAAATTATGCTGTAAAAGCTAATATTACTCAACCAAAAATCCATTTATCTAATATACCCATTGGGTGCTATACTTTATTTTTACCTACCGGAAAAAGCAAAAAATATAAGATTGATACTCAATATGCAATTGTCAAAGAAGGTGTCAATAGCCTTAATGTTAATTATTATGAGAAGAAATCCTCGCCAATACTAAATCAAATGTTTAATTTTTTAGGGCTTAGTGATAATCTGTTTGCTACGCTATTGCTTGACTTCCCTAGACAAAAAATTATTTTTAATACCCTTAAGGGAGATCCACATTCTCCAAAATTTAACGGTAGAAAATATGCGGAAGTTATTATTAAAGATGCTAAGGGAAATCAGCTATTTTCCAAGGAGATGCAGGGCAGTGGAGTTGCTATTGATCAGTATGAAATAAAATTTGAGATTGGTTATCAAATTGAAATATTTCATGCAGAATTTCAGAGATTAATCACTAATTCTGATAATTTAGTGGTCAAACAACAAGATCACCTGTATACGATAACTCCTTCAGGACTACAGTACCAAACCACAAAAAATAACCCTGATAGTGATCTTAAAAAACGCATAGAAGTGGCTGCGAAAGAACTTAAAAGATATCCTCAATGGATAAAAAACAACTGCAATTATTTGAAGGATAATATTTATTTAGCAATTAAAAATTTTAATGATACTGACCAGACTGCGCTTTTAGAGCAGTATCAATCAGAAATTCCTAAGGTGAATCAAGTCGGTCCTTATGTTGGAGATAAGTTTGGTATTTATTTTTTAGGGTTAGGTGACTGGAAATTTTTTACGACCCTAATAGATAGAGGTCAAAATACCATTACTTTTACAATTCCTGATAAAGGAAATCCGCATTCATATTTTAAAGAAATTAGCTATGCTTTTGTTTGGTATATCGATCATATGGGTGTAGAAAAATACCGCTATAATTTTATTGGAGACCAAGTAGTAGAGAAGCAAACAGTCACTTTTCCTTTAAGTTCTCAAGGGGGAGAGCGGCTATTTGTTCATCATAAAGAGGCCATTTCAAAGGACCCTAATGATGGATCACCACCACGATATAGCGTGAACAATCTCATGCAAGGTAACTTGATCCTTGCAAAAGAAAGATTGATGAGTGTAACCTATCAATTTTCACATAATGGTTTGACTGAATTAAGTGCAGACTCACCGGAAGCCTTACAGTTACCTGTTGCTGATACAGCCGTGTTCTTGGCACAATCGGTAGCGGCCACCTTAGTCAACTCAGAAATACACTGCTCGCTAGATCTGCTTCAAAGTAACCGTGTTCTTGATAACCAGTTGACTTTATCTAGTGCTGGATTAACAGAGTAAGGGTATTTTTTCCGCTCTTGACCCTGGATATCCACCATAGTCACCGGGAAGAAGCAAGATCGATGGTAGTGAAGATAACCAGAATGGAAACGGTTGAGTGCAGACGCCAACTGTGTGGGGATAGGGGGGTAGCCTAGAACCTGACGCACCATGGCGCCATTTTTGCACTCAACTAACGTGTTATCATGGGTCTGCCTAGACCTGGATACTGTACGGATTTTACGCAATTCGGACACAACCTTGGTATCGAGAATGAACATCAGGAGAGATCTGCAGGGTGAGCACAGTCACGCCATGGGGGCAGGACTCAGACAGGCCACAACTGCTCAACCAGCAGTTGCAACGTCTGCTGACCGCGAAACCGGTTGATCGCTAAACGATAGGCCAGCTGCACCGACTGTAAGTTGGCCTTGGGCCAGTGGTCGGGGTCGATATTAAACGCAATGGCCTCGACACTGGGGCCACCCTCAGGAGGGGTGACCACCATTTTTAAATGTTTGCCACCTAATAATCGCTGCTGCTGGAGTCGGAAAATGCCATCAAACAGCGGCTCGGGGAAAGCTTGCCCCCAAGGCCCCCCTTCTCGCAGCAGCTGAGCGGTTTCCAGAGTCAAGGCGTCTGCTGCCAGCTCTCCATCACTCCACACCACCGCTTGTAGCATCTCTTCCGTGATCTGTTGGCTAACATAATCGGCAAACAGCGCCTGGAAACGTTCAAACTGCTGCGTGGCCAGCGTCAAGCCTACCGCCATGGCATGGCCGCCAAAGCTCTCCATTAAGTCAGGATGCGCACCCTGTAACTCGACTAATAGATCACGCAGGTGTATCCCAGAGATCGAGCGGCCTGATCCTTTAAGATGCCCCTCCCCCGCTGGCGCAAAAGCAATCACCGGCCGGTTAAAACGACTCTTTAAACGGGCGGCCACAATGCCGACCACCCCCTGATGCCAACTCGGCTGATAGAGTGCTAACCCCAGCGGCAAGGCCTGCTGTCTCTCGAGCACCTGTTGACAACCCTCCAAGGCCTGTTGCTGCATGGTCTGCTCTAGCTGACGCCGGGTCTGATTTAAGGATTCCAGTTGTTGCGCTAAGGAGAGTGCCGCGACGGCCTCCTCACACAGTAGCAACTCAATCCCCAAGGACATGTCCTCTAGACGACCCGCTGCGTTTAATCGTGGCCCGAGGGCGAAACCTAAATCAGCCGCCACCAGATGCTGCCTCTCCCGCTGGGAGACTGTCAATAAGGCCTGGATCCCCGGACGACAACGCCCAGCACGAATACGCTGCAACCCCTGATAGACCAAAATGCGATTGTTAGCATCTAATGGCACCACATCAGCGACCGTCCCTAAAGCCACTAAGTCAAGCAGCTCCGCCAGATTGGGCTCAACCAGCTGCTGCTGGGCAAACCAACCCGCCTCACGCAGCTGGGCACGCAAGGCCAGCATGACATAAAAAGCGACCCCCACCCCAGCTAACGCCTTGGAAGGAAAGCGACAGTCTGGCAGATTAGGATTCACGATAGCCTGCGCATCCGGCAGAACGCCTGTAGGCAGGTGGTGATCGGTGATCAATACCCGCAATCCCTGAGCGCGTGCCAGTGCCACCCCAGCCTGTGAACTGATGCCATTATCCACGGTGATAATCAGCTCGGCCCCTCGCTGAGCGGCTTGCTGCACCACCGCTGGCGTTAGACCATAACCTTCAGCAAAACGGCTGGGAACCAGGTACTCTACGTGGCCAGCCCCCAGACGACGCAAGGCCAAAACCGTGAGGGCGGTACTGGTGGCGCCATCCGCATCAAAATCACCCACCACCAGGATACACCAGCGCTGCAGTAAGGCCTGTTGCAGTAGCACCACGGCATTAGCAATGCCCTGAAGGGCTCGATAATCGGCTAAACACTGGAGCCGCCGATCCAGTTGCGTCGCACACCGTATGCCGCGAACCGCATAGAGCTGCTGTAGGAGTGGCGGCAGATCAAACAAGAATGCTCCCTGCTCAGCCACGGGGCGACGGCGCAGTGCTTGATGATTCATTTGGCATTCAGCCCTGTTTTATCCAATAAAAGGCTATAGTCCAGCAAAAATGCTGGCAGAGCAACCCCGATCCAGCCCCTCGAGAGCAGGCAGATGCCGATCGGGCTTGTTAAGCGCGGGGATGGTGTTGACGATGCAGCTGCTTTAAACGTTCCGTC
This genomic stretch from unidentified bacterial endosymbiont harbors:
- the recJ gene encoding single-stranded-DNA-specific exonuclease RecJ, which produces MNHQALRRRPVAEQGAFLFDLPPLLQQLYAVRGIRCATQLDRRLQCLADYRALQGIANAVVLLQQALLQRWCILVVGDFDADGATSTALTVLALRRLGAGHVEYLVPSRFAEGYGLTPAVVQQAAQRGAELIITVDNGISSQAGVALARAQGLRVLITDHHLPTGVLPDAQAIVNPNLPDCRFPSKALAGVGVAFYVMLALRAQLREAGWFAQQQLVEPNLAELLDLVALGTVADVVPLDANNRILVYQGLQRIRAGRCRPGIQALLTVSQRERQHLVAADLGFALGPRLNAAGRLEDMSLGIELLLCEEAVAALSLAQQLESLNQTRRQLEQTMQQQALEGCQQVLERQQALPLGLALYQPSWHQGVVGIVAARLKSRFNRPVIAFAPAGEGHLKGSGRSISGIHLRDLLVELQGAHPDLMESFGGHAMAVGLTLATQQFERFQALFADYVSQQITEEMLQAVVWSDGELAADALTLETAQLLREGGPWGQAFPEPLFDGIFRLQQQRLLGGKHLKMVVTPPEGGPSVEAIAFNIDPDHWPKANLQSVQLAYRLAINRFRGQQTLQLLVEQLWPV
- the prfB gene encoding peptide chain release factor 2 (programmed frameshift); this translates as MTPFEINPIKQRLQESSVRLSTLRGYLDVADKQDRLEEVLAELQQPEIWQQPERATQLGQERVALEQVLHPMSHLSQALSDLESLLLLAIESSDHSLLDELQQELATSEAQLAQLEFHRMFSKPEDSADCYLDLQAGSGGTEAQDWTEMLLRMYLRWIDAKGFKSEVIDSSPGEVAGLKSVTVKIMGPYAYGWLRTETGVHRLVRKSPFDAGGRRHTSFGAAFVYPEVADDVAITINPAELRIDVFRASGAGGQHVNRTESAVRITHLPTNTVVQCQNDRSQHKNRDQCMRQLKAKLYELALQKKNAEKQVVEAGKAEIGWGSQIRSYILDDARIKDLRTGIETRNTQAVLDGDLDRFIEASLKAGL
- a CDS encoding sodium-dependent transporter is translated as MGVRAQFKSRGGFVLAAAGSAVGLGNIWAFPTQVAQNGGGAFLLAYLLLVFILGYPVLVAELLIGRHGQANPLTALRRVAATAGGSGYRTSAGLIGVIGILGVSLILSFYAIVSGWLLGYLLSSIARLLGCSQAAGWLIHPSPLRDGVLMALFMLLTAGVIRQGVTQGIEQCSARLMPLLFLFLVVMSGYIVLQPGALAGLKIYLVPDCARLLNAPLLISALGQAFFSLSIGVCAMMTYGSYLPRSENVPLVAAQVVFFDTLVAFLAGLLVIPALFVAQRQGITIYDQQQQLLSETSLVFEVLPALFERLGVLGSGLSLLFFGLMIMAALTSAIAMLEVPVLCLTETCGYSRRSATGWVALGISLISVAIISHFNPLFNGIVALTTYYIQPIVGLAGALLVGWLWQRVSLLQEIRSGYPNVENSLFWRIWPGYLRFVCPLLILLVFLAQWW
- a CDS encoding putative mucin/carbohydrate-binding domain-containing protein, with the translated sequence MGKIISRKSIYSLEKPVWLDKSGMSKGIRHDRQHLGIILHENTDLEIRQSNEAVTYSLKLRLLNDNSNTEKIISVGQEWITINNTVTSVPFIDTPYQKKQSAPTVEYRYPDGTKLLPVYRKLDNENYFFNLWDTQNSEFALIDSDYFLILVPQCNKNNLLEIKLEKKIDELITNYEKLILFYNELAGLSFYTDKIHNKNIPNRYFIKADQSSTDGAYYGGDHTAVSSNSIADFWIDDLEKKWGHLHEIAHGYQGKFMNGSFDVWEVWNNIYTASYQDIYLGKEVFKSGWLYGDSINLYKRIENYFKDNIPVNDWGVESKLYFMMLMKDKAGATAFSHFNQEFRKSCNQEKIFTEQLSLLDRLSDSYSKVGKIDVTPFVYRVGGMLSEKQRLMNMLNHGKAVYPFCELVNSDHFPSWQSQLNIKTPFELVDPLQLKETGLVGELAIHITIDSFKEIYEECLLLMEGENYAVKANITQPKIHLSNIPIGCYTLFLPTGKSKKYKIDTQYAIVKEGVNSLNVNYYEKKSSPILNQMFNFLGLSDNLFATLLLDFPRQKIIFNTLKGDPHSPKFNGRKYAEVIIKDAKGNQLFSKEMQGSGVAIDQYEIKFEIGYQIEIFHAEFQRLITNSDNLVVKQQDHLYTITPSGLQYQTTKNNPDSDLKKRIEVAAKELKRYPQWIKNNCNYLKDNIYLAIKNFNDTDQTALLEQYQSEIPKVNQVGPYVGDKFGIYFLGLGDWKFFTTLIDRGQNTITFTIPDKGNPHSYFKEISYAFVWYIDHMGVEKYRYNFIGDQVVEKQTVTFPLSSQGGERLFVHHKEAISKDPNDGSPPRYSVNNLMQGNLILAKERLMSVTYQFSHNGLTELSADSPEALQLPVADTAVFLAQSVAATLVNSEIHCSLDLLQSNRVLDNQLTLSSAGLTE